Proteins from a genomic interval of Quercus robur chromosome 9, dhQueRobu3.1, whole genome shotgun sequence:
- the LOC126701021 gene encoding uncharacterized protein LOC126701021, translated as MDVVGSRWMSCYSQYGCEQRIPDKFMQKYGVDLSDMAFLTIPNVFKYEGNSHFDVLIFDATTTEIDYTLDYELQVHRMEDDESDDSSVEIIKHFYRGEGSGSAHFKKDGGVAENLVIANAFKSKNPLFTVIIRPSYVNGKDCASLPQDIINYLPREGFTKDYTKASILNVKLQIVDRLWPVKLYIYE; from the exons ATGGATGTGGTTGGAAGTAGATGGATGAGTTGTTATTCACAGTATGGTTGTGAACAG CGGATTCCAGATAAGTTCATGCAGAAATATGGAGTGGATTTGTCAGATATGGCCTTTCTTACTATTCCAAATG TTttcaaatatgaaggaaattcacaCTTTGATGTACTCATATTTGATGCCACTACAACAGAAATAGATTATACTTTAGACTACGAACTCCAAGTTCATAGGATGGAAGACGATGAGAGTGATGACAGCTCTGTTGAAATCATCAAACACTTTTATAGGGGAGAGGGTTCAG GATCAGCCCATTTTAAGAAAGACGGTGGTGTAGCTGAAAATCTTGTTATAGCCAATGCTTTTAAATCAAAAAATCCCCTTTTCACTGTTATCATTCGTCCATCCTACGTTAATGGCAAGGATTGTGCG AGTTTACCCCAAGACATTATCAACTACTTACCGAGAGAAGGGTTTACCAAGGACTACACCAAAGCAAGTATACTCAATGTCAAGCTCCAGATTGTGGACCGATTATGGCCTGTGAAGCTATACATTTATGAATGA